GAGCGCGAGGAAATCGTCCGAGCCCTGGCCCTGCATCGGGGCAAGGTCGGCGAGGCGGCCCGCCACCTCGGCATTCCCCGGCCCCAGCTTTCGCGGCTGCTGAGCTACCATCACCTCCAAAAAGAGCCGGTCTAAATCGCCAACTGATTCCCCCCCCCTTTGAAAAAGGGGGGTTAAGGGGGATTTGAAGACGTGGCAGGAGCCTGAACCTGCATTGGTATTCAGGCGACCGCTTCAAATCCCCCCTTGATCCCCCCTTTTTCAAAGGGGGGAATTCTCTGCACCGAAAAATTCCCTGTAACATTTGGTTACGAATCAGCGCCGGAATCCCCGCTTCCCCGCAGTCACGTTATATTACTTTTTAAAATCAAAGAGATAGCCTGTTTGGCCCGGTTACTGCTTTTCAATCTGTACGGATCCGGCTTTTCGCCTTTTGGAGCCAAGGAGGTATTTATGAAATGGAAAATTGCTTTGGCGCTCTTTGCGCTATTCGAATTCGCCCCTCGCTTTCCTGCGCCCGCGCAGGCCGCCGATCAGATTCTCGATTCGATGAATCCGCCTCAAATCGGTCAAGGCGAAGGGAGCGTGGGTTGGGTTGCGACCGCCGAATTGCTCGGCATCAATTTGCCGCCGCTGCTCACCGCCCAGCTCTCGGCCGACTCGGCCGAGAAAGTGGAAGGCTCGCACAGCCTCTCGATTCAAACCTTGATCACGGCCGGCCTGCTCAGTCCGGTCTTGAGCGAAACCGTCTACAAGAACTTGGCGGCCGCCGAGGATTGGTCGGGCTATCGAAGCCTCAGCTTCTTCGTCAAAGCCGACTCGGTGCTCGCGGCGGCGCTGAGCCTCGGCGCTTCGGAATTCACCCTGGCCTCGGGCCTCGATCTCACCGGCAGCGCCGTCACCTATGAGCTCGACGCCAGCTTCATCGACCTCGACCTGGCTCTGCTCCACGCCGGCCAATGGACTCCGGTGGTCATCGACTTGACCAAGAACGGCTCCATCACACCGCCGGCCTCGGTTCGCAGCTTGGGTTTGGTGCTCGGAACCACCGGCCTGCCGGTCCTCACCGCGAACTTGCTGACCGAGGTCAATTTGGATGCTTTCAAGGTCCAGGTGCCCGATCCGACGGCCTCGCCTTCACCCTCGCCCGATCCGGAAACTTGTCTCAAGATGGCCGACACCGACGGCGACGGCAATCAAG
This bacterium DNA region includes the following protein-coding sequences:
- a CDS encoding helix-turn-helix domain-containing protein, which translates into the protein MVRALALHRGKVGEAARHLGIPRPQLSRLLSYHHLQKEPV